The sequence below is a genomic window from uncultured Stenotrophomonas sp..
CAGCGTGTTCGTCAACCCGACCCAGTTTGGCCCGAACGAGGATTTCACCCGCTACCCGCGCACGCCCGAGGCTGACACCTCCGGCCTGCTGCAGGCCGGTTGTGACGTGCTGTGGCTGCCCACGGTCGAATCCATGTACCCGTTTGGCGTCGAACTGGCCGCCAATGTCCACGTGCCGGGCGTGAGTGCGCTGCTGGAAGGGGCGCATCGCCCCGGCCACTTCGACGGTGTGTGCACCGTGGTCACGCGCCTGTTCAACCAGGTGCAGCCGGACATGGCCGCGTTTGGCCGCAAGGATTACCAGCAATTGGCGGTGATCCGGCAGATGGTGGCTGACTTGGCGTTCCCGATCGAGATCGTTGGCGGCGAAATCGTGCGCGAGGGCGACGGCCTGGCGATGAGTTCGCGCAACCAGTACCTCACCGCCGAAACCCGCCCGCAGGCGTCGACGATCCGGCGCGTGCTGCTGGGCATGCGCGATGCCAGCCTGGCGGGTACGCCGCGGGCGAAGGTCGAGGCCGACGGCGTCGCGCAGCTGCAGGCGGCCGGTTTCCATGTGGACTACGCGGTGGTGCGGCTGCCGGACCTGGGCGAACCGGGCGAAGGCGAGGCCGGCGCCCGCGTGGCGCTGGTGGCGGCCAAGCTGGGCAGCACCCGCCTGATCGACAACATCGAGTTCTGAAGGCGGCGGGTTCCGCGGGGCAGGGACCCAGCTCCGCAGGTATGGGACTTCACCTTGTCCTGATGCAATCCGGAAGCGACATGCGATGGCGCCCTCGTGGCGCCATTTTGCTGCCTGCGTGGCCTGTCCGGCCGTCCATGTTGCAGTGCAAGCAGAGCCCCGCACGGGTGCTAGACTGCGTACTTTCATCACGCAGTATCGGCACCGTCATGCAACTCACCCTGCTCAAGACCAAGATCCACCGCGCCACCGTCACCCACTCGGAATTGAACTACGAAGGCTCCATCGCCATCGATGGCGACCTGCTGGAAGCCACCGGCATCCGCGAGTTCGAGCAGGTGAACATCTGGGTGGTGACCAACGGCGCGCGTTTTTCCACCTACGCCATCCGCGCCGAGGCCGGCAGCGGCATCATCTCGCTCAACGGCGGCGCCGCGCGCCACGTGCAGGTGGGCGACGTGGTCATCATTGCCGCCTTCGCCAGCATGAGCGAAGCCGAGGCCGACACGTTCCAGCCCAAGCTGGTCTACGTCGACGGCAACAACCGCATCACCCACACCAACCACTCCATCCCCACACAGGCCGCATGACCACGAACAACGGATTGACCGCATTGCACGCCCACGCCCAGCGTCTGCAGGGCACGGGCATTCCCTCGCTGTTGGCCGCCGAGCCGGACCGGGTGAAAACCCTGGCGCTCAAGGTCGGTCCGTTGTACGTGAACTTCGCGCGGCAGAAATACGACCGCGCCGCGCTCGATGCGCTGCTGGAACTGGCCGCCGCACACGACGTCGCCGGTGGTTTCGCGCGCCTGTTCGGCGGTGAAAAGATCAACATCACCGAAGGCCGCGCGGTGCTGCACAGTGCCCTGCGTGGCGACGCCAGCCCGAGGGCGGCGGCCGAACATGCCGAGGCGATGGCCGTGCAGCAGCGCATGGGCGAACTGGTCAAGGCGCTGGAAGCCAGCGACGTCACCGACATCGTCAGCGTTGGCATCGGTGGCTCCGACCTCGGCCCGCGGCTGGTCGCCGATGCACTGCGCCCGGCCAGCGGCGCACGCTTCCGCGTGCACTTCGTTTCCAACGTCGATGGCGCGGCAATGCAGCGCACGCTGGCCACGCTGGACCCGGCGACCACCGCCGGTATCCTGATCTCCAAGACCTTCGGCACGCAGGAAACCCTGCTCAATGGCGCGATCCTGCGCGACTGGCTGGGTGGCAGCGAGCGCCTGTACGCGGTCAGCGCCAACCCGGAGCGCGCCGCCAAGGCCTTCGACATCGCCGCCGAACGCGTGCTGCCGATGTGGGACTGGGTGGGCGGCCGCTATTCGCTGTGGTCGGCGGTCGGTTTCCCGATCGCGTTGGCGATCGGCTTCGCGCGCTTCGGCCAGTTGCTGGCCGGTGCGGCGGAAATGGATGCGCACGCGGCCAGCGCGCCACTGCGGCGCAACCTGCCGGTGCTGCATGCGCTGACCGACATCTGGAACCGCAACGTGCTGGGCTGTGCCACCCATGCGGTGATGACCTACGACCAGCGTCTCGCCTTGTTGCCGGCTTACCTGCAACAACTGGTGATGGAAAGTCTCGGCAAGCGGGTCAAGCTCGACGGCAGCCCGGTCGACGGCGACACCGTGCCGGTGTGGTGGGGCGGGGCGGGTACCGACGTGCAGCACAGCTTCTTCCAGGCGCTGCACCAGGGCACCAGCATCGTGCCGGCCGACTTCATCGGCTGCGTGCGCAACGACGATCCCTACGAAATCAACCATCAGGCGCTGCTGGCCAACCTGCTGGCGCAGACCGAGGCATTGGCCAACGGGCAGGACAGCAGCGATCCGCACCGCCAGTACCCCGGCGGCCGCCCGAGCACGCTGATCCTGCTCGATGCGTTGACCCCGCAGGCGCTGGGCGCGCTGATCGCCATGTACGAGCATGCGGTCTACGTGCAGTCGCTGGTGTGGGGCATCAACGCCTTCGACCAGTTCGGCGTCGAGCTGGGCAAGCAGCTGGCCAACCAACTGCTGCCGGCGTTGCAGGGCGAAGCGGTGGAGATCGCCGACCCGATGACGCGCGAGGCGCTGACGCTGCTGCGTACCTGACCCGTGCGATATGGATAAGCGAGAACGCCGCGCAGTGATGCGCGGCGTTTTCGTTTTGCCTGATGCCATGCGGCAAGCGCCGCACGGCATGGCGTGGCGGTCAGCCGGTGCGACGCCTCGCTCGCTGCGTGAACGGCCTGCACACCCTTGGCACCACATGCACCACATGCACCGCATCTACTGTGGATGCCGGAGCCTGCTCCTTGCTCCGCCAGTGGCGGCGACTCCCGTAGACTCGGCCACATGGACAACACCGCCACCACGCCCGTTCCCGAACTGCGCCCGACCCTGGAGCGCCTGCGCGCCGCATGGCAGGCGCGCAAGCCCGACCGCGCGCAACGCAGCGCCGACCTGCTGCGCCTGCGCGAGGCACTGAAGCGACGGCTGGAGGAGATGGCGCAGACCATCGCCGCCGACTTCGGCCATCGCTCGCCGCACGAGTCGCGCATCGCCGACGGCATGACCGTGCTCAACGAGATCGACCATCTGCGCCAGCACCTGCGCGGCTGGATGAAGCCCCGGCGCGTCGGCGTGGGCTGGCGCTTCTGGCCGGCACGCGCGGAGATCCGCCCCGAGCCGGTCGGCGTGGTCGGGGTCATCTCGCCGTGGAACTACCCGGTCAATCTCGCTCTTATTCCGCTGGCGACCGCCATTGCCGCCGGCAACCACGTCTATCTGAAGCCTTCCGAGCACACCCCGCGCACCAGCGCCTTCCTGCGCGACCTGCTGGCCGAGGTGTTCCCCGCCGACCGCGTCGCCGTCGCCGAGGGCGGTGCGGAGGTGGCTTCCGCATTCGCCGCATTGCCGTTCGACCATCTGGTGTTCACCGGCTCCACCGCGGTCGGGCGCAAGGTGATGGCTGCCGCCGCGCCGAACCTGACCCCGCTGACGCTGGAACTGGGCGGCAAATCGCCGCACATCGTGTTCGCCGATCACGCCTTCGATGGCCGCCTGGAACTGGGCGGCAAATCGCCGGCCATCGTCTGCGACGACTATCCGTTGCAGCAGGCCGCGGCGCGGCTGGCGACCGGCAAGTGGTTCAATTGCGGGCAGACCTGTATCGCGCCGGACTACGTGCTGGTCGGTACGGCGCGCCGCGACGCACTGGTGCAGGCGCTGCGGGAGCAGGTGCGTGCTCGCTACGGCGAGGGTTTCGCCGATACCGGCGACTACAGCCGCATCATCAACGACGGCCAGTACGCGCGCCTGCAGGGCTACGTGGACGACGCCCGCGCGCGCGGGCTGGAGGTGATCGCGCTGGGCGAGGCCGATCCGGCGCAGCGCCTGTTCCCGCCGACCCTGGTCCTGGAGCCGGGCGACGACGCCAAGGTGATGCAGGAGGAAATCTTCGGCCCGGTGTTCCCGATCCGCAGCGTGGGTTCGCTGGACGAGGCTATCGCTTACGTCAACGCCCACGATCGCCCGCTGGCGCTGTACCCGTTCAGCCACGACCGCGCCAGCGTGGAGAAGATCCTGCGCGGCACGCTGGCCGGCGGCGTCTCGGTCAACGACACG
It includes:
- the panC gene encoding pantothenate synthetase (Evidence 2a : Function of homologous gene experimentally demonstrated in an other organism; PubMedId : 12999714, 7037743; Product type e : enzyme) yields the protein MIETVTELSRLRAIVAGWKREGLRVGFVPTMGNLHAGHYSLVKLARQHADRVVSSVFVNPTQFGPNEDFTRYPRTPEADTSGLLQAGCDVLWLPTVESMYPFGVELAANVHVPGVSALLEGAHRPGHFDGVCTVVTRLFNQVQPDMAAFGRKDYQQLAVIRQMVADLAFPIEIVGGEIVREGDGLAMSSRNQYLTAETRPQASTIRRVLLGMRDASLAGTPRAKVEADGVAQLQAAGFHVDYAVVRLPDLGEPGEGEAGARVALVAAKLGSTRLIDNIEF
- the panD gene encoding aspartate 1-decarboxylase (Evidence 2a : Function of homologous gene experimentally demonstrated in an other organism; PubMedId : 7037743, 9169598, 9546220; Product type e : enzyme) — encoded protein: MLQCKQSPARVLDCVLSSRSIGTVMQLTLLKTKIHRATVTHSELNYEGSIAIDGDLLEATGIREFEQVNIWVVTNGARFSTYAIRAEAGSGIISLNGGAARHVQVGDVVIIAAFASMSEAEADTFQPKLVYVDGNNRITHTNHSIPTQAA
- the pgi gene encoding Glucose-6-phosphate isomerase, translating into MTTNNGLTALHAHAQRLQGTGIPSLLAAEPDRVKTLALKVGPLYVNFARQKYDRAALDALLELAAAHDVAGGFARLFGGEKINITEGRAVLHSALRGDASPRAAAEHAEAMAVQQRMGELVKALEASDVTDIVSVGIGGSDLGPRLVADALRPASGARFRVHFVSNVDGAAMQRTLATLDPATTAGILISKTFGTQETLLNGAILRDWLGGSERLYAVSANPERAAKAFDIAAERVLPMWDWVGGRYSLWSAVGFPIALAIGFARFGQLLAGAAEMDAHAASAPLRRNLPVLHALTDIWNRNVLGCATHAVMTYDQRLALLPAYLQQLVMESLGKRVKLDGSPVDGDTVPVWWGGAGTDVQHSFFQALHQGTSIVPADFIGCVRNDDPYEINHQALLANLLAQTEALANGQDSSDPHRQYPGGRPSTLILLDALTPQALGALIAMYEHAVYVQSLVWGINAFDQFGVELGKQLANQLLPALQGEAVEIADPMTREALTLLRT
- the calB gene encoding putative coniferyl aldehyde dehydrogenase (Evidence 3 : Function proposed based on presence of conserved amino acid motif, structural feature or limited homology), which gives rise to MDNTATTPVPELRPTLERLRAAWQARKPDRAQRSADLLRLREALKRRLEEMAQTIAADFGHRSPHESRIADGMTVLNEIDHLRQHLRGWMKPRRVGVGWRFWPARAEIRPEPVGVVGVISPWNYPVNLALIPLATAIAAGNHVYLKPSEHTPRTSAFLRDLLAEVFPADRVAVAEGGAEVASAFAALPFDHLVFTGSTAVGRKVMAAAAPNLTPLTLELGGKSPHIVFADHAFDGRLELGGKSPAIVCDDYPLQQAAARLATGKWFNCGQTCIAPDYVLVGTARRDALVQALREQVRARYGEGFADTGDYSRIINDGQYARLQGYVDDARARGLEVIALGEADPAQRLFPPTLVLEPGDDAKVMQEEIFGPVFPIRSVGSLDEAIAYVNAHDRPLALYPFSHDRASVEKILRGTLAGGVSVNDTLFHFAINNLPFGGIGASGMGAYHSRTGFDAMSKQLPILWQARRTGGDLLKPPYKKAQWLIDLIVR